The following coding sequences lie in one Listeria ivanovii subsp. londoniensis genomic window:
- the purF gene encoding amidophosphoribosyltransferase: protein MLAEVKGLNEECGIFGIWDHPSAAEITYYGLHSLQHRGQEGAGIVSTDGETLKGHRNLGLLAEVFKHGELDDLKGKAAIGHVRYATAGQKNLGNVQPFLFHFHSSSLALAHNGNLVNAKTLRRELEEEGAIFQTSSDTEVLAHLIKRSHTGDFVEDLKVALNKVKGGFAYMLLTEDTMYAALDPNGFRPLSIGRIGGSYVVASETCAFETVGAEFVRDVEPGELIIINNDGLRIEKFTEDVKHSICSMEYIYFARPDSNIAGINVHSARKRSGKRLAKEAFIDADVVTGVPDSSISAAIGYAEEAGLPYELGLIKNRYVARTFIQPSQELREQGVRMKLSAVRGVVEGKRVVMIDDSIVRGTTSKRIVQLLREAGAAEVHVRIASPPLAFPCFYGIDIQTRNELIASNYSVDEICRIIGADSLEYLSEEGLVDSIGRPYPNEPYGGLCMAYFNGDYPTPLYDYEAEYLASLEAEK from the coding sequence ATGCTTGCTGAAGTAAAGGGACTTAATGAAGAATGTGGTATTTTTGGTATTTGGGATCATCCGAGTGCAGCTGAAATCACGTATTATGGTTTGCATAGTTTACAGCATCGCGGGCAAGAAGGTGCTGGGATTGTTTCAACGGACGGAGAAACATTAAAAGGGCATCGTAATTTAGGATTATTAGCAGAAGTATTTAAACATGGAGAATTAGATGATTTAAAAGGTAAGGCAGCAATTGGGCATGTTCGTTATGCGACAGCTGGTCAAAAAAACCTCGGAAATGTACAACCATTTTTATTTCACTTCCATAGTTCTTCTTTAGCGTTAGCACATAACGGGAATCTAGTAAATGCTAAAACGTTGCGTCGTGAATTAGAAGAAGAAGGTGCGATTTTCCAAACAAGTTCCGATACCGAAGTTTTAGCGCATTTAATTAAACGTAGTCATACAGGAGATTTTGTGGAAGACTTAAAAGTGGCTTTAAACAAGGTCAAAGGCGGCTTTGCATATATGCTTTTAACAGAAGATACCATGTATGCCGCACTTGATCCAAATGGCTTCCGACCACTTTCGATTGGACGAATTGGGGGCTCTTATGTAGTGGCCTCGGAAACATGTGCTTTTGAAACGGTTGGTGCGGAATTTGTTCGTGATGTCGAGCCGGGTGAGCTAATTATTATTAACAATGATGGACTTAGAATTGAAAAATTCACAGAAGATGTGAAGCATTCGATTTGTAGTATGGAATATATTTATTTCGCTAGACCAGATTCTAACATTGCTGGGATTAATGTCCATTCAGCGAGAAAACGTTCTGGGAAGAGACTTGCGAAAGAAGCATTCATTGATGCAGATGTGGTTACCGGCGTGCCTGACTCAAGTATTTCTGCAGCAATTGGTTATGCCGAAGAAGCGGGATTACCTTACGAATTAGGTTTAATAAAAAATAGGTATGTAGCGAGAACTTTTATTCAACCATCTCAAGAGCTTAGAGAACAAGGGGTACGAATGAAACTTTCTGCAGTACGAGGTGTGGTTGAAGGAAAACGAGTTGTGATGATTGATGACTCGATTGTTCGCGGCACGACAAGTAAACGGATTGTTCAACTTTTACGTGAAGCAGGCGCCGCCGAAGTACATGTACGAATTGCTTCACCACCACTTGCTTTTCCTTGCTTTTACGGAATTGATATTCAAACGAGAAACGAACTAATTGCCTCCAATTATTCTGTCGATGAAATTTGCCGGATTATAGGGGCAGATTCGTTAGAGTATTTGAGCGAAGAAGGTTTAGTTGATTCGATTGGCCGACCTTATCCAAACGAACCTTATGGGGGACTTTGTATGGCATATTTTAACGGAGATTATCCAACACCTTTATATGATTATGAAGCGGAATATTTAGCGAGCTTAGAAGCAGAAAAATGA
- the purL gene encoding phosphoribosylformylglycinamidine synthase subunit PurL, whose product MLKMEPTSEDIKAEKIYQEMGLTDSEYELICSILGREPNYTETGLFSVMWSEHCSYKNSKPVLRKFPTEGKQVLQGPGEGAGIVDIGDGLGVAFKVESHNHPSYVEPYQGAATGVGGIIRDVFSMGARPIAMLNSLRFGELDTPHAKYLVSEVVAGIAGYGNSIGIPTVGGEIQFDPCYKKNPLVNAMCVGLIEAKDIQKGQAKGTNNPVMYVGAKTGRDGIHGATFASVEFSEEGEQQRSAVQVGDPFMEKLLLEACLDVIRDHSDILVGIQDMGAAGLVSSSSEMASKAGAGLELIMDDVPQRELHMSPYEMLLSESQERMLLCVKKGHVEEIQALFERYGLEAVVIGKVTDDKMYKIIHHGEVVANVPVDALAEDAPVYHKPSKEPARYQAFQQEEAFVPVLTDIVETWKELLAQPTIASKKHIFEQYDYQVRTDTAVVPGSDAAIVRVRGTEKAIAMTTDCNSRYLYLDPEVGGAIAVAEAARNIVCSGGKPLAITDGLNFGNPEKPEIFWEIEKAADGISAACLELDTPVISGNVSLYNETDGTGIYPTPIIGMVGLVEDLAHITTQDFKAAGDVIFLIGETKPEYSGSELQKIQQGKISGRAPVLDLTLEKRYQQLLLTAIRKGLVASSHDLAEGGFGVALAEATFKAGLGADVEVPFELNQLFSESQSRFLVSVKPENEAAFAKLMELEKVYRIGVVTESETIRVKHKADTVIAEMTELRSIWEGAIPCLLK is encoded by the coding sequence ATGCTTAAAATGGAACCTACTAGCGAAGATATTAAAGCGGAAAAAATTTATCAAGAAATGGGTTTAACGGATAGTGAGTATGAGCTTATTTGTTCGATTCTTGGACGTGAGCCTAATTATACAGAAACGGGTCTTTTCTCTGTTATGTGGTCAGAGCATTGTAGTTACAAGAACTCTAAACCAGTGCTTCGGAAATTTCCGACTGAAGGGAAACAAGTGCTCCAAGGTCCAGGTGAAGGGGCAGGGATTGTTGATATTGGCGACGGCTTAGGTGTAGCTTTTAAAGTGGAAAGCCATAATCATCCGTCCTATGTAGAGCCTTATCAAGGAGCGGCAACAGGTGTTGGAGGAATTATCCGTGATGTGTTTTCGATGGGTGCTAGACCAATTGCGATGCTTAATTCGCTTCGGTTTGGCGAACTAGATACACCACATGCTAAATATTTAGTGAGTGAAGTAGTGGCTGGTATTGCAGGTTATGGTAACTCCATTGGGATTCCAACAGTTGGTGGTGAAATTCAATTTGATCCATGCTACAAGAAAAATCCGCTTGTTAATGCGATGTGTGTTGGATTAATTGAAGCAAAAGATATTCAAAAAGGACAAGCAAAGGGAACTAACAACCCAGTGATGTATGTTGGAGCTAAAACTGGTCGGGACGGAATTCATGGTGCTACATTTGCTTCGGTTGAATTTAGCGAAGAAGGCGAACAGCAACGTTCGGCAGTTCAAGTAGGCGACCCTTTTATGGAAAAACTTTTACTTGAAGCGTGTTTAGACGTTATTCGCGATCATTCAGACATTTTAGTGGGTATTCAAGATATGGGCGCTGCTGGGTTAGTGAGTTCTAGCTCGGAAATGGCTTCTAAGGCTGGGGCTGGTTTGGAATTAATTATGGACGATGTTCCGCAACGAGAATTGCATATGTCGCCATACGAAATGTTACTTTCTGAGTCTCAAGAGCGGATGTTATTATGTGTTAAAAAAGGGCATGTGGAAGAAATTCAAGCGCTTTTTGAACGATATGGCTTAGAAGCAGTGGTGATTGGAAAAGTAACGGATGATAAAATGTATAAAATTATTCATCATGGCGAAGTGGTTGCGAATGTACCAGTAGATGCACTTGCTGAAGATGCACCGGTTTATCACAAGCCTTCTAAAGAACCAGCTCGCTATCAAGCTTTTCAGCAAGAAGAGGCTTTTGTTCCAGTGCTGACGGATATTGTTGAAACATGGAAAGAATTGTTAGCTCAACCAACCATCGCTAGCAAAAAACATATTTTTGAACAATATGATTATCAAGTACGGACTGATACAGCAGTTGTGCCTGGTTCGGATGCAGCAATTGTTCGGGTTCGTGGGACAGAAAAAGCAATTGCGATGACGACAGACTGTAACTCACGCTATCTTTACCTTGACCCAGAAGTTGGCGGAGCAATTGCGGTTGCAGAAGCAGCTCGAAATATCGTTTGTTCAGGTGGAAAACCACTTGCAATTACGGACGGGCTAAACTTTGGAAATCCAGAAAAGCCAGAAATTTTTTGGGAAATTGAAAAAGCGGCTGATGGAATTAGTGCTGCATGCTTAGAGCTAGATACACCTGTTATCTCTGGAAATGTCTCCCTTTATAATGAAACAGATGGTACAGGGATTTACCCAACCCCTATTATTGGCATGGTTGGACTAGTAGAAGATTTAGCGCATATTACTACGCAAGATTTTAAAGCAGCAGGGGACGTGATTTTCCTTATTGGAGAAACAAAACCGGAATATAGTGGTTCCGAGTTACAAAAAATACAACAAGGTAAAATTAGCGGTCGTGCGCCAGTTCTAGACTTGACATTAGAGAAAAGATATCAACAACTACTTTTGACAGCAATTCGTAAAGGTTTAGTTGCTTCTAGTCATGATTTAGCAGAAGGCGGATTTGGTGTCGCGCTTGCAGAAGCAACTTTTAAAGCAGGACTTGGCGCAGATGTAGAAGTACCATTTGAATTAAACCAACTATTTAGTGAATCACAATCACGCTTCTTAGTTTCTGTAAAACCAGAAAATGAAGCAGCTTTTGCTAAATTAATGGAACTAGAAAAAGTATATCGAATTGGTGTTGTTACAGAGAGCGAAACGATTCGTGTGAAGCATAAAGCAGATACAGTAATTGCAGAAATGACTGAGTTACGATCCATTTGGGAAGGGGCAATTCCATGCTTGCTGAAGTAA
- the purQ gene encoding phosphoribosylformylglycinamidine synthase subunit PurQ, translating into MKFAVIQFPGSNCDLDMLHAIQDILGEEAEYVWHAESSLAGFDAVLLPGGFSYGDYLRTGAIAKFSNIMPEVLRFAEIGKPVLGVCNGFQILTEIGLLPGALIRNNNLHFICKTVPLRVANADTMFTRAYEHDEIIQVPVAHGEGNYYCDDETLQKLQANNQIAFTYEGANPNGSRADIAGIVNERGNVLGMMPHPERAVEEIIGGTDGLKLFQSVVKAWKEEQVNA; encoded by the coding sequence ATGAAATTTGCTGTCATTCAGTTCCCAGGTTCAAATTGTGACCTTGATATGTTACATGCGATTCAGGATATTCTTGGCGAGGAGGCGGAATATGTTTGGCATGCGGAGTCAAGTTTAGCTGGTTTTGATGCCGTTTTATTACCAGGTGGATTTTCTTATGGGGATTACTTACGGACTGGTGCAATTGCTAAGTTTTCTAATATTATGCCAGAAGTTTTACGTTTTGCGGAAATTGGAAAGCCTGTCCTTGGTGTTTGTAATGGGTTCCAAATTTTAACGGAAATTGGCTTGCTTCCAGGAGCTTTAATCAGAAATAATAATTTGCATTTCATATGTAAAACAGTGCCGCTTCGTGTTGCTAATGCGGATACGATGTTCACGAGAGCTTACGAACACGACGAAATTATCCAGGTTCCTGTCGCTCATGGAGAAGGAAATTATTACTGTGATGATGAAACGCTTCAGAAACTTCAAGCAAATAACCAAATTGCTTTTACGTATGAAGGGGCGAATCCTAATGGGAGTCGGGCAGATATTGCTGGTATCGTAAATGAACGTGGTAATGTACTTGGGATGATGCCGCATCCAGAACGTGCAGTAGAAGAAATTATTGGTGGAACAGATGGATTGAAACTATTCCAATCAGTCGTAAAAGCTTGGAAGGAGGAACAAGTAAATGCTTAA
- the purS gene encoding phosphoribosylformylglycinamidine synthase subunit PurS gives MYNVKVYVTLKKSVLDPQGVAVKDAAKSMGYQEVEDVRIGKFMELKVAKSSRDIHEVLNEMCDKLLTNPVMEDYRYEIEEA, from the coding sequence ATGTATAATGTTAAAGTATATGTCACTTTAAAGAAAAGTGTATTAGATCCACAAGGGGTTGCAGTTAAGGATGCAGCGAAAAGCATGGGATACCAAGAAGTAGAAGATGTGCGGATTGGTAAATTCATGGAACTAAAAGTAGCAAAATCAAGTCGAGATATTCATGAAGTATTAAATGAAATGTGCGATAAATTATTAACAAATCCGGTGATGGAAGATTACCGCTATGAAATCGAGGAGGCTTAA
- the purC gene encoding phosphoribosylaminoimidazolesuccinocarboxamide synthase: MTNELVYEGKAKQLFRTEESGVLRVAYKDDATALNGVRKESFAGKGELNNQITSLIFSYLAKEGVTSHFVSAISKTEQLVKEVSIIPLEVVVRNVMAGSLAKRLGKEEGEPIPNAIVEFYYKDDALDDPFINDEHALYLEIATRNEMEEIRQAARAINVALQALFTKMSITLIDFKLEFGRDENGNILLADEISPDTCRLWDKETNQKLDKDVFRRNIGNLTDVYTEVLNRLKQVQN; encoded by the coding sequence GTGACTAACGAACTTGTTTATGAAGGAAAAGCGAAACAACTATTTAGAACGGAAGAGTCTGGGGTTTTACGTGTAGCATATAAAGATGATGCTACTGCGCTAAATGGTGTGCGAAAAGAATCTTTTGCAGGAAAAGGGGAACTAAATAATCAAATTACTTCGCTGATTTTTTCTTATTTGGCGAAGGAAGGAGTTACTAGTCATTTCGTTTCAGCGATTTCCAAAACGGAGCAATTGGTGAAAGAAGTATCGATTATTCCGCTTGAAGTAGTGGTGCGTAACGTGATGGCAGGGAGTCTTGCAAAGCGTCTTGGGAAAGAGGAAGGCGAACCGATTCCAAATGCGATTGTTGAATTTTATTATAAAGATGATGCGTTAGATGATCCTTTTATTAATGATGAACATGCACTTTACTTAGAAATTGCGACAAGAAACGAAATGGAAGAAATTCGTCAAGCGGCTCGGGCTATTAATGTAGCTTTACAAGCCTTGTTTACTAAAATGAGTATTACCTTGATTGACTTCAAATTAGAATTTGGTCGAGATGAGAATGGGAATATTTTATTAGCAGATGAAATTTCTCCAGATACTTGTCGACTTTGGGATAAAGAAACAAATCAGAAGCTTGATAAGGATGTCTTTCGTCGGAATATTGGCAATTTAACAGATGTATATACAGAAGTATTAAATAGATTAAAGCAAGTTCAAAACTAG